One window of the Methanomassiliicoccaceae archaeon DOK genome contains the following:
- the trxA gene encoding thioredoxin yields MVTELNESNFDSFVESNHIAIIDCWAPWCGPCRRMGPIIEEVANDLAGKAGVAKLNTDENQAIAVRFNINAIPTLLVFKDRVLVDALVGLRPKEDILSYVSGL; encoded by the coding sequence ATGGTTACAGAGCTCAACGAATCCAACTTCGATTCCTTCGTGGAGTCGAACCACATCGCCATCATCGACTGCTGGGCGCCCTGGTGCGGACCCTGCAGGCGCATGGGACCCATTATCGAGGAGGTCGCCAACGACCTCGCCGGAAAGGCAGGGGTCGCTAAGCTCAACACCGACGAGAACCAGGCCATCGCGGTCAGGTTCAACATCAACGCCATCCCCACGCTCCTCGTCTTCAAGGACAGGGTCCTCGTCGACGCGCTCGTGGGACTCAGGCCCAAGGAAGACATCCTGTCGTACGTGAGCGGTCTCTGA
- a CDS encoding metalloregulator ArsR/SmtB family transcription factor: protein MDDITGILRALSDETRFSIVTILLNHDICAGAVARRLGVSDAAVSQHMKVLRDAGLVESERRGYFTHYRVNVGLLEETAASLSEMAGWVRSPCDPDLEGCTEVRRGRCPADKCSGGCPRSDGDRCPGCTMGSCNSGDATMKVAVTYENGEIFQHFGRTEQFKVYEIQDGRVVSSEVVGNEGRGHGELVGVLRQLGVSVLICGGLGMGARQGLEASGIRVCSGNVGSADDAVSRFADGTLEIHSEATCHHHDGEEHQCTCGRH, encoded by the coding sequence ATGGACGACATCACAGGCATCCTGAGGGCTCTATCCGATGAGACCAGGTTCTCGATCGTCACGATCCTGCTGAACCACGACATCTGCGCAGGAGCTGTCGCCAGGAGGCTCGGGGTGTCCGACGCCGCCGTGTCCCAGCATATGAAGGTGCTCCGCGACGCGGGGCTGGTCGAGTCCGAGAGGCGCGGATACTTCACGCACTACCGCGTGAACGTCGGTCTTCTCGAGGAGACCGCCGCCAGTCTGTCGGAGATGGCCGGATGGGTCCGCAGCCCATGCGACCCGGATCTGGAGGGATGCACCGAGGTCAGACGCGGCAGATGCCCAGCGGATAAGTGCAGCGGCGGATGTCCGAGGTCGGACGGCGACAGGTGCCCGGGATGCACAATGGGGTCATGCAATTCTGGAGATGCGACAATGAAGGTAGCAGTGACATATGAGAACGGGGAGATCTTCCAGCATTTCGGCAGGACCGAGCAGTTCAAGGTCTACGAGATCCAGGACGGGAGGGTGGTCTCCTCGGAGGTCGTCGGGAACGAGGGCAGGGGCCACGGCGAGCTGGTCGGGGTGCTCAGGCAGCTGGGGGTCTCCGTGCTCATCTGCGGCGGTCTCGGGATGGGTGCCAGGCAGGGCCTGGAGGCATCCGGTATCAGGGTCTGCTCCGGCAACGTCGGAAGTGCCGACGACGCCGTATCGAGGTTCGCCGACGGCACTCTGGAGATTCACTCCGAGGCCACCTGCCACCATCATGACGGCGAGGAGCACCAGTGCACCTGCGGCAGGCACTGA
- a CDS encoding tRNA uridine(34) 5-carboxymethylaminomethyl modification radical SAM/GNAT enzyme Elp3, with protein MAEPDIVAFSREIIDAVKTGRVSDRDQLQNLKLKLCKAYGFGDVPPNSDILANVEPGERKLLTPFLVKKPTRTISGVAVVAVMTSPHDCPHGRCSFCPGGVQNDSPQSYTGKEPAARRAGRNRFDPWMQVTDRVTQLTEIGHKTDKIDLIIMGGTFTSREPEYQEWFVRRCFDALNGVDSDTLEEAQRLNESSEHRCVGLTVETRPDVFTPEQIERVMGFGATRVELGVQILDDDVLAGVDRGHGTAEVRRCTRDCKEHGLKVCYHIMPGLPGSSPENDLRCFRRVFEDPDYRPDMLKFYPVLVVEGTKLYDMWRRGEYSPYLEDTATELLAQMKQLVPEYVRIQRIQRDIPVTEISAGIHKSNIRQLVADYMRDNGMECRCIRCREVGHKGTVLRDPSKVVLKDTVYDSCGGTEHFIALEYEDAVVGYIRVRLDSNPEATIRELKVFGKVASIGDEGEDWQHRGFGRELVAEAERVAREAGRTRIRVTSGVGVRGYYRSLGFDYDLPYMAKDLRSR; from the coding sequence ATGGCTGAACCGGACATCGTCGCGTTCTCGCGCGAGATCATCGACGCCGTCAAGACCGGCAGGGTCTCGGACCGCGACCAGCTCCAGAATCTCAAGCTGAAGCTCTGCAAGGCCTACGGCTTCGGGGACGTGCCTCCGAACTCGGACATCCTGGCCAACGTCGAGCCCGGGGAGAGGAAGCTGCTCACCCCGTTCCTGGTCAAAAAACCGACCCGTACCATCAGCGGTGTGGCCGTGGTCGCGGTGATGACGTCGCCGCATGACTGCCCCCACGGACGCTGCTCGTTCTGTCCCGGCGGCGTGCAGAACGACTCGCCGCAGTCCTACACGGGCAAGGAGCCGGCGGCCAGGAGGGCGGGGCGGAACAGGTTCGATCCGTGGATGCAGGTCACCGACAGGGTGACCCAGCTCACAGAGATAGGGCACAAGACGGACAAGATAGACCTGATAATCATGGGCGGCACCTTCACCAGCCGCGAGCCCGAGTACCAGGAGTGGTTCGTCCGCAGGTGCTTCGACGCTCTCAACGGCGTCGACTCAGATACGCTGGAGGAGGCGCAGAGGCTCAACGAGTCGTCCGAGCACAGGTGCGTGGGGCTCACCGTGGAGACGCGTCCTGACGTCTTCACCCCGGAGCAGATCGAGAGGGTGATGGGGTTCGGAGCGACAAGGGTGGAGCTCGGAGTGCAGATCCTCGACGACGACGTGCTCGCAGGGGTGGACAGGGGACACGGTACCGCGGAGGTCCGCAGATGCACCCGCGACTGCAAGGAGCACGGCCTCAAGGTATGCTATCACATCATGCCGGGGCTGCCGGGGTCATCGCCGGAGAACGATCTCCGCTGCTTCAGACGGGTGTTCGAAGACCCGGACTACCGGCCGGACATGCTGAAGTTCTACCCGGTGCTCGTGGTGGAGGGCACGAAGCTCTACGACATGTGGCGGAGGGGCGAGTACTCCCCGTACCTGGAGGACACCGCCACCGAGCTACTGGCACAGATGAAGCAGCTCGTCCCGGAATACGTCCGCATACAGCGCATACAGAGGGACATCCCTGTCACGGAGATCTCCGCGGGCATACACAAGAGCAACATCCGTCAGCTGGTGGCGGACTACATGCGCGACAACGGGATGGAGTGCAGATGCATCCGCTGCAGGGAGGTCGGCCACAAGGGCACAGTCCTGAGGGACCCGTCCAAGGTCGTCCTCAAGGACACGGTGTACGACTCATGCGGCGGAACTGAGCACTTCATAGCCCTGGAGTACGAGGATGCCGTGGTTGGCTACATAAGGGTGAGGCTGGACTCCAACCCCGAGGCGACCATCAGGGAGCTCAAGGTCTTCGGCAAGGTCGCATCCATCGGCGACGAGGGCGAGGACTGGCAGCACAGGGGCTTCGGAAGGGAGCTCGTGGCCGAGGCCGAGAGGGTGGCCCGCGAGGCCGGCAGGACGAGGATAAGGGTCACCAGCGGAGTCGGCGTCAGGGGCTACTACAGGTCCCTGGGCTTCGACTACGACCTTCCGTACATGGCGAAGGACCTCCGATCCCGGTAA
- a CDS encoding FAD-dependent oxidoreductase yields the protein METDVLVIGSGPAGIQAAIHASRRKVSVVVAGRPSASAAAGTEVDNYFGTGLVSGDRLIEEGVRQAESTGAVFSGQNVISSSRDGEAFRFVLEDGTEVVSKAVVIATGISRKKLGIPGEKELFGKGVSYCAVCDCNFYKGRRAVIVGNESEAATSAEMMTGYASETSWVAWDVQASPVLVEKAEAAGVRFYGSKPRAIVGETKVEALELEDGTTIPTDGVFIELGARSAADIAMDLDVMPEMDDTIKVGTDCATEVPGVYACGDVTGKPWQVAKAVGQGCVAGTNAAAFVKGER from the coding sequence ATGGAGACAGACGTACTGGTCATCGGATCCGGGCCCGCGGGCATCCAGGCCGCGATCCACGCATCGAGGCGCAAGGTCTCCGTCGTAGTCGCCGGGAGGCCGTCCGCCAGCGCCGCCGCCGGCACGGAGGTGGACAACTACTTCGGTACAGGGCTCGTGTCGGGCGACAGGCTCATCGAGGAGGGCGTCCGCCAGGCCGAGTCCACAGGGGCCGTCTTCTCAGGACAGAACGTCATCTCGTCCTCCCGGGACGGGGAGGCGTTCCGCTTCGTCCTCGAGGACGGCACGGAGGTGGTCTCGAAAGCAGTGGTCATCGCCACCGGGATATCCAGGAAGAAGCTGGGGATCCCCGGGGAGAAGGAGCTCTTCGGCAAAGGCGTGAGCTACTGCGCGGTCTGCGACTGCAACTTCTACAAGGGCCGCAGGGCCGTCATCGTCGGGAACGAGTCCGAGGCGGCGACCTCGGCGGAGATGATGACGGGATACGCCTCGGAGACGTCCTGGGTCGCCTGGGATGTGCAGGCCAGTCCTGTTCTGGTGGAGAAGGCGGAGGCGGCGGGGGTCAGGTTCTACGGCTCGAAGCCGCGCGCCATCGTCGGTGAGACCAAGGTGGAGGCGCTGGAGCTCGAGGACGGCACGACGATCCCCACGGACGGGGTGTTCATAGAACTCGGCGCCAGATCAGCGGCGGACATAGCCATGGACCTGGACGTGATGCCCGAGATGGACGACACCATCAAGGTGGGCACCGACTGTGCCACCGAGGTCCCGGGGGTCTACGCATGCGGCGATGTCACGGGCAAGCCGTGGCAGGTCGCCAAGGCCGTCGGCCAGGGCTGTGTGGCGGGAACCAACGCCGCGGCATTCGTGAAGGGAGAGAGATGA
- a CDS encoding CDC48 family AAA ATPase, which translates to MTESIVLKVGMAQRQSEAGYGRARIDTESRRALGLDIGDTIEIVGKRKVVAKVFKCDPEDEGKGMIFIDGLTRTSAGVSVDENVTVRRCDPLMAEQVVLAPNIPEGKTIKFEKGIEDIFLRGLMARPLVAGTDIIVPNIALMGNRSTFTVVSTVPQGPVLVTGGTQIVLRDSPRKEKTKKGNTGQQITYDDVGGLDEELKRIREMIELPLKHPELFDRLGIGAPRGVLLYGPPGTGKTLIAEAVANESGASLYSVRGPEIMGQYYGQSEERLRDIFKEASENSPSIVFLDEIDSIAPNRDSVSGEVERRVVAQLLTLMDGLGDRGNVIVIGATNREDSIDPALRRPGRFDREIEIGVPGRKGRADILNVHTRDMPLTDDVDVDVLAGLTQGFVGADLAALCREAAMRCLSSRMSSIDLDKPVPSQILEGMRVSMNDFREALNDVEPSGMREVLVEIPKVTWNDVGGLDDVRREIEEVFVPEEGNKAYERLGIEPGRGILLYGPPGTGKTLIAKAIANESGTNFISVNGPEVANKWMGESERAIRQIFKRAKQMAPCIIFFDEIDSIAPIRGGGDGSAWERVVAQLLTSMDGVESMKNVTVMAATNRPDMIDPALLRPGRFDRMVLVGKPDEASRLRILEVHTRGMPLDGVDLGWLASVTDGYVGADLAALCREAGLCAYREDRDAERVTTAHFVRALERVGPSVDEALFENYRKMGRDIKKRRTSWDTIPFYG; encoded by the coding sequence ATGACAGAATCCATCGTCCTCAAGGTCGGCATGGCCCAGAGGCAGTCCGAGGCCGGGTACGGCCGCGCAAGGATAGACACGGAGTCCCGCAGGGCGCTGGGACTCGACATAGGCGACACCATAGAGATAGTGGGAAAGAGGAAGGTGGTCGCCAAGGTGTTCAAGTGCGATCCGGAGGACGAGGGCAAGGGGATGATCTTCATAGACGGTCTGACCAGGACCAGCGCCGGCGTCAGCGTCGACGAGAACGTCACGGTCCGGAGGTGCGACCCCCTGATGGCGGAGCAGGTCGTCCTGGCACCCAACATCCCCGAGGGGAAGACCATCAAGTTCGAGAAGGGCATCGAGGACATCTTCCTCAGGGGACTCATGGCGAGGCCCCTGGTCGCCGGCACGGACATCATCGTCCCGAACATAGCCCTCATGGGAAACAGGTCGACCTTCACCGTCGTCTCCACGGTCCCCCAGGGGCCAGTCCTCGTCACCGGGGGCACGCAGATCGTCCTCAGGGACTCCCCGAGAAAGGAGAAGACCAAGAAGGGGAACACCGGCCAGCAGATCACCTACGACGACGTCGGCGGCCTGGACGAGGAGCTGAAGCGCATCAGGGAGATGATCGAGCTGCCCCTCAAGCACCCCGAGCTGTTCGACAGGCTCGGCATAGGCGCACCCAGGGGCGTGCTCCTCTACGGCCCGCCCGGGACCGGGAAGACCCTCATCGCAGAGGCCGTGGCCAACGAATCCGGGGCTTCGCTTTACTCTGTGAGGGGTCCCGAGATCATGGGCCAGTACTACGGCCAGAGCGAGGAGAGGCTCAGGGACATCTTCAAGGAGGCCTCCGAGAACTCGCCGAGCATAGTGTTCCTGGACGAGATAGACTCCATCGCTCCGAACAGGGACTCGGTGTCCGGCGAGGTCGAGAGGAGGGTCGTGGCCCAGCTCCTGACGCTCATGGACGGCCTCGGCGACCGCGGGAACGTCATCGTGATCGGCGCGACAAACAGAGAGGACTCCATAGACCCCGCTCTGAGGAGGCCTGGGAGGTTCGACAGGGAGATAGAGATAGGTGTCCCGGGACGCAAAGGCAGGGCGGACATCCTGAACGTGCACACCAGGGACATGCCGCTGACCGACGATGTGGACGTCGATGTCCTTGCGGGACTGACCCAGGGGTTCGTGGGTGCGGACCTCGCCGCCCTCTGCAGGGAGGCCGCCATGCGCTGCCTCAGCTCCCGCATGAGCTCCATAGACCTGGACAAACCCGTCCCGTCCCAGATACTAGAGGGCATGAGGGTGTCCATGAACGACTTCCGCGAGGCCCTGAACGACGTCGAACCCAGCGGCATGAGGGAGGTCCTCGTGGAGATCCCCAAGGTCACCTGGAACGACGTGGGCGGACTGGACGACGTCCGCAGGGAGATCGAGGAGGTCTTCGTCCCCGAGGAGGGGAACAAGGCGTACGAGAGACTGGGGATCGAGCCCGGGAGGGGCATCCTGCTCTACGGCCCGCCCGGGACCGGGAAGACCCTCATCGCCAAGGCGATAGCCAACGAGTCCGGGACCAACTTCATCTCGGTGAACGGCCCGGAGGTCGCGAACAAGTGGATGGGCGAGAGCGAGAGGGCCATTCGTCAGATATTCAAAAGGGCCAAGCAGATGGCCCCCTGCATCATATTCTTCGACGAGATCGATTCGATCGCCCCGATCCGCGGCGGGGGCGACGGATCCGCCTGGGAGAGGGTTGTGGCGCAGCTCCTGACATCAATGGACGGTGTCGAGAGCATGAAGAACGTGACAGTGATGGCGGCCACCAACAGGCCCGACATGATCGACCCGGCCCTCCTGAGGCCAGGCAGGTTCGACAGGATGGTCCTGGTGGGCAAGCCCGACGAGGCCTCCCGCCTGCGCATCCTTGAGGTCCACACCAGGGGCATGCCCCTAGACGGCGTGGACCTGGGATGGCTCGCTTCTGTCACGGACGGCTATGTCGGCGCAGACCTCGCCGCCCTCTGCAGGGAGGCGGGTCTGTGCGCCTACCGCGAGGACCGTGACGCAGAACGCGTCACGACCGCCCATTTCGTCAGAGCGCTGGAGAGGGTCGGCCCGTCCGTGGACGAGGCCCTCTTCGAGAACTACCGGAAGATGGGTCGCGACATCAAGAAGCGCCGCACCAGCTGGGACACCATCCCGTTCTACGGATGA
- a CDS encoding helix-turn-helix domain-containing protein, with the protein MTGVDDVNVVAETLLVQIGYLPKGYDPKTGAITVRDSVPYRLFMDHLMAHPSKAWTVEELASLLGTTKPTIYRHINKLKSMDLLEAMDVEYDGQIRKGYRIRFGDLVKAWSFTEANVNMAMENYRKTIVHFQELSQKR; encoded by the coding sequence ATGACGGGTGTGGACGATGTCAACGTCGTCGCCGAGACCCTTCTAGTGCAGATTGGATACCTTCCCAAGGGGTACGATCCCAAGACGGGTGCGATAACCGTGAGGGACAGCGTGCCGTACCGCCTGTTCATGGACCATCTGATGGCCCACCCCTCCAAGGCCTGGACCGTCGAGGAGCTGGCATCGCTCCTGGGGACCACCAAGCCCACCATATACAGGCACATAAACAAGCTCAAGTCGATGGATCTGCTGGAGGCCATGGACGTCGAGTACGACGGGCAGATCCGCAAGGGGTACCGCATAAGGTTCGGGGATCTGGTCAAGGCCTGGAGCTTCACCGAGGCCAACGTCAACATGGCCATGGAGAACTACCGCAAGACCATTGTCCATTTCCAGGAGCTTTCTCAGAAGAGGTGA
- a CDS encoding HDIG domain-containing protein — MPNETECVELLIEAGCKRRVIIHCCTVEAVAKEMSSRIAGVDRDLVLAGSLLHDIGRSVDHSIMHAYIGSQIVKGHGLSPALVDIVRKHTGAGLDDEDVAEMGLPQADYMPRTLEEKIVAHADNLVSDNKVVTHLHSVEKLRNKGADRGADRIEALHRELSELYGEDLDVLPDRIGQYPDLPLARSFDLV, encoded by the coding sequence ATACCGAATGAGACGGAATGCGTCGAGCTCCTCATCGAGGCGGGATGCAAACGCAGGGTCATAATACACTGCTGCACCGTGGAGGCCGTGGCGAAGGAGATGTCGTCCCGCATCGCGGGGGTCGACAGGGACCTCGTCCTCGCAGGATCGCTCCTCCACGACATCGGCCGCTCGGTCGACCATTCGATCATGCACGCCTACATAGGGTCGCAGATCGTGAAGGGTCACGGGCTGTCGCCGGCACTCGTCGACATCGTTCGCAAGCACACCGGCGCGGGTCTCGACGACGAGGATGTGGCCGAGATGGGCCTGCCCCAGGCGGACTACATGCCGAGGACGCTGGAGGAGAAGATCGTCGCCCACGCGGACAACCTGGTCAGCGACAACAAGGTGGTAACCCATCTGCACTCGGTTGAGAAGCTGAGGAACAAGGGTGCCGACCGCGGCGCAGACAGGATCGAGGCGCTGCACAGGGAGCTCTCCGAGCTCTACGGGGAGGACCTCGATGTGCTGCCGGACCGCATCGGCCAGTATCCGGACCTTCCGCTCGCCAGGAGCTTCGACCTGGTCTGA
- the purL gene encoding phosphoribosylformylglycinamidine synthase subunit PurL: MAGPMIKRDVPFELYDVDILSASDDVLVSVSKDMSLGLSLDEMKRIREYFKAEGRNPTDVELQALGQAWSEHCCYKSSKPILKEFVFGLDREDILSRGDAGVMVFDDDYGYALRIESHNHPSAIEPYGGAATGIGGILRDVVCMGAQPIGLADPLCFGPIDRKGDLPPGVKHPRYLVSGVVSGIRDYGNRVGIPTITGGFFFDEKYTGNCLVNVACLGIVKRDDLAKNYAGGPGEVMILIGGRTGRDGIHGVNFASADLTATSDEDSRGAVQLGDPITKEPVMHACFEVNARHLITGMKDLGGGGLSCVVGEMALDAGCGADVDLENVPLKEPGLAPWEIWVSESQERMMCTCKPENVEEVLQIFEMWDVLATPIARTTDQKRTRLFWNGEMIFDMDLEFLTGGPVYNRPYVLPDVYTKERERFPELPDDREVILDLLSDPNVASKEWAIRQYDHEVRASTVVHPLVGPLNEAGPGDASVLMPVPGRWKGLAAAIGCNPWFTEADPYKGGMACIDETCRNLVAVGARPNAFTDCLNFGNPEKPERLGEFREAVRGIGEIARALNIPIPSGNVSLYNEAPGGHHILPTPMILGCGLIDDVRKAVTADFKKIGSCIFVVGKTRDEMGMSLLFRRFGGEQGAVPGVDVDALKRYMDELLQAMDEGIVLSCHDCSDGGIAVAVAEMCISGHVGAEITLDGIDGMDLRRKLYSESNSRWIVEVDGMDVTRFTEIMGDDAVLLGITKGDGLKIKDNGTFVPLDEMRRAWNDPIWNIMGGAAE; the protein is encoded by the coding sequence ATGGCCGGACCGATGATCAAACGCGACGTTCCGTTCGAGCTGTACGACGTGGACATCCTGTCGGCCTCGGACGACGTCCTGGTATCCGTCTCGAAGGACATGAGCCTCGGGCTGTCCCTCGACGAGATGAAGAGGATCAGAGAATACTTCAAGGCCGAGGGCAGGAACCCCACCGACGTGGAGCTCCAGGCGCTCGGCCAGGCATGGAGCGAGCACTGCTGCTACAAGAGCTCCAAGCCCATCCTCAAGGAGTTCGTCTTCGGGCTGGACAGGGAGGACATCCTGTCCAGGGGGGACGCGGGCGTCATGGTCTTCGATGACGATTACGGCTACGCCCTGAGGATCGAGAGCCACAACCATCCCTCCGCGATCGAGCCCTACGGCGGCGCGGCCACAGGGATTGGGGGCATCCTGAGGGACGTCGTCTGCATGGGCGCGCAGCCCATCGGGCTGGCGGACCCTCTCTGCTTCGGGCCCATCGACAGGAAGGGCGATCTCCCGCCGGGGGTCAAGCATCCCAGGTACCTCGTCAGCGGCGTCGTATCGGGGATCAGGGACTACGGGAACCGCGTGGGAATACCCACGATCACGGGAGGGTTCTTCTTCGACGAGAAGTACACAGGCAACTGCCTGGTCAACGTCGCCTGCCTGGGAATCGTCAAGCGCGACGACCTGGCGAAGAACTACGCCGGGGGCCCCGGCGAGGTCATGATCCTGATCGGCGGACGCACCGGGCGCGATGGGATCCACGGCGTGAACTTCGCATCCGCGGACCTCACCGCCACATCCGACGAGGACTCCAGAGGAGCCGTCCAGCTGGGCGACCCCATCACGAAGGAGCCGGTCATGCACGCGTGCTTCGAGGTCAACGCCAGGCACCTCATCACGGGGATGAAGGACCTGGGAGGCGGAGGACTGAGCTGTGTCGTGGGCGAGATGGCCCTCGACGCGGGCTGCGGTGCCGATGTGGACCTGGAGAACGTGCCCCTGAAGGAGCCCGGACTGGCCCCGTGGGAGATCTGGGTGTCCGAGTCCCAGGAGCGCATGATGTGCACATGCAAGCCCGAGAACGTGGAGGAGGTCCTGCAGATCTTCGAGATGTGGGACGTCCTGGCCACGCCCATCGCGAGGACCACCGACCAGAAGCGCACCCGTCTGTTCTGGAACGGCGAGATGATATTCGACATGGACCTGGAGTTCCTCACAGGCGGCCCCGTCTACAACAGGCCCTATGTGCTCCCGGACGTGTACACCAAGGAGAGGGAGAGGTTCCCGGAGCTGCCAGACGACAGAGAGGTCATACTGGACCTCCTTTCCGACCCCAACGTGGCCTCCAAGGAGTGGGCCATCAGGCAGTACGACCACGAGGTCCGCGCATCCACCGTCGTGCACCCGCTCGTCGGACCCCTCAACGAGGCCGGACCCGGCGACGCGTCCGTCCTCATGCCTGTCCCCGGAAGGTGGAAGGGCCTTGCGGCGGCCATCGGATGCAACCCGTGGTTCACCGAGGCCGATCCGTACAAGGGCGGGATGGCATGCATCGACGAGACCTGCAGGAACCTGGTCGCCGTCGGCGCCAGGCCGAACGCTTTCACGGACTGCCTCAACTTCGGCAACCCCGAGAAGCCCGAGAGGCTGGGCGAGTTCAGGGAGGCGGTCAGGGGCATTGGCGAGATCGCCAGGGCCCTGAACATCCCGATACCCTCCGGAAACGTCAGTCTCTACAACGAGGCCCCCGGAGGACATCACATCCTGCCGACGCCCATGATACTCGGCTGCGGACTCATCGACGACGTCAGGAAGGCCGTGACCGCCGACTTCAAGAAGATCGGCAGCTGCATCTTCGTCGTCGGGAAGACCCGTGACGAGATGGGCATGTCCCTCCTGTTCAGGAGGTTCGGCGGAGAGCAGGGCGCTGTGCCCGGAGTCGACGTCGACGCCCTCAAGAGGTACATGGACGAGCTGCTGCAGGCCATGGACGAGGGCATCGTCCTGAGCTGCCACGACTGCTCGGACGGCGGCATCGCCGTCGCGGTGGCGGAGATGTGCATCTCCGGTCACGTCGGGGCCGAGATCACTCTGGACGGGATCGACGGAATGGATCTCAGGAGGAAGCTGTACTCCGAGAGCAACAGCCGCTGGATCGTCGAAGTCGACGGCATGGACGTCACCAGGTTCACGGAGATCATGGGCGACGACGCCGTCCTGCTCGGAATCACCAAGGGCGACGGTCTGAAGATCAAGGACAACGGCACGTTCGTGCCGCTTGACGAGATGAGGCGTGCATGGAACGACCCCATCTGGAACATCATGGGAGGTGCTGCGGAATGA
- a CDS encoding tRNA (cytidine(56)-2'-O)-methyltransferase has translation MSNIWIMRIGHRPQRDKRVTTHVALSSRALGAKGIYVDTEDPVLEENVRSVVQRFGGDYSIKTGVSWKEATKDFQGKVVHLTMYGQRVDEALPKIPRDEDIMIIVGAEKVPAEVYQRADFNVSVGNQPHSEIAALAIFLDRFTEGKALYADRGGELEVVPNERGKTVVEHHTE, from the coding sequence ATGTCCAACATCTGGATTATGAGGATCGGCCATCGCCCCCAGAGGGACAAGAGGGTGACCACGCATGTGGCGCTCTCCTCCAGGGCCCTCGGGGCGAAGGGCATCTACGTGGATACCGAGGACCCCGTGCTGGAGGAGAACGTCCGCAGCGTCGTCCAGAGGTTCGGGGGAGACTACTCCATCAAGACCGGAGTGAGCTGGAAGGAGGCCACGAAGGACTTCCAGGGCAAGGTCGTCCATCTCACGATGTACGGTCAGAGGGTCGACGAGGCCCTGCCCAAGATCCCCCGCGACGAGGACATCATGATCATCGTCGGGGCGGAGAAGGTCCCGGCGGAAGTCTACCAGCGCGCGGACTTTAACGTGTCCGTGGGGAACCAGCCACATTCGGAGATTGCGGCACTGGCGATCTTCCTGGACAGGTTCACAGAGGGCAAGGCCCTGTACGCGGACCGCGGGGGAGAGCTCGAGGTGGTGCCGAACGAGAGGGGGAAGACTGTTGTCGAGCACCATACCGAATGA
- the purS gene encoding phosphoribosylformylglycinamidine synthase subunit PurS: protein MTIVEIRIELKKGVADPEGKNTMKTLQSLGFQGISGVKTVKLFEVELDAPADKAQAEAEEMCRKLLANPVIQNYRVTVR from the coding sequence ATGACGATCGTCGAGATCAGAATCGAGCTCAAGAAGGGGGTCGCGGACCCCGAGGGCAAGAACACAATGAAGACCCTCCAGTCCCTTGGCTTCCAGGGGATCTCCGGGGTCAAGACCGTGAAGCTCTTCGAGGTGGAGCTTGACGCCCCCGCCGACAAGGCCCAGGCCGAGGCGGAGGAGATGTGCAGGAAGCTCCTGGCCAACCCCGTGATCCAGAACTACCGCGTCACCGTGAGATGA
- a CDS encoding helix-turn-helix domain-containing protein, translated as MTVSDLINGMLREDGGFQKAFRSILDDELNMSLNEFCQLSGISQSTMYKILEDKREPNLRTVRQVIKSLKVLMEPEDSHFIGVIAFTTVLENLPKSIDMDGLTVNVREYPVSTVEDAIIAAVRAERDGALGVVCAPIVAPTIEKILSIPVSRVIPTTSVLLAIDRLKDLV; from the coding sequence ATGACTGTTTCCGATCTAATCAACGGAATGCTCAGGGAGGACGGGGGGTTCCAGAAGGCCTTCCGCAGCATCCTCGACGACGAGCTGAACATGTCTCTGAACGAGTTCTGCCAGCTATCCGGCATCTCGCAGAGCACGATGTACAAGATACTGGAGGACAAACGCGAGCCAAACCTTCGCACCGTGCGCCAGGTGATCAAGAGCCTGAAGGTCCTGATGGAGCCGGAGGACTCCCACTTCATCGGGGTGATCGCATTCACCACGGTCCTGGAGAACCTCCCGAAGTCCATAGACATGGACGGGTTGACCGTGAACGTCAGGGAGTATCCGGTCTCCACGGTGGAGGACGCCATCATCGCGGCCGTCCGCGCCGAGCGCGACGGCGCCCTTGGGGTCGTGTGCGCGCCCATCGTCGCACCCACCATCGAGAAGATCCTGTCCATTCCGGTGTCCCGTGTCATACCCACGACAAGCGTCCTGCTGGCCATCGACAGGCTCAAGGACCTGGTCTGA